CGGCGCCGGGCAGGGCGAGCAGGCGACGCAGCTCGTTGGCGACCGCGGTGGCGTACGACGTCGCCACCTGCGCATCGGCGCCCGCGACGGGCACGTGCACGAAGAGCACGTCGGCGTCGCTGCCGTAGGACAGCTCGAACCCGCCGTAGCGACCCATGGCGATGACGGCGATGCGGGTGGGCGCGGCGTCGAGCTTGCGGGCCCGGCGTACCTCACGGCCGGCAGCCTCGAGCGTCGCCTCGAGCGTCGCGTCGGTGATCCGCGACAGCGCGGCGCCGACGTCGGCGACGTCGGTCAGGCCCAGCACGTCGCCGGCGGCGAGCCGCAGCAGCTCGCGGCGGCGTACGGCGCGGGCGGCACGCACGGCCTTGTCGACGTCGTCCTGGCGCTCGGAGCGCGAGCGCATCTCCTCGAGCATGGCCTCGGCGGTGAGCGGGGCGAGGTCCTCGGCCAGCATCCGCACGCCCTGGGGCTCGCGCTCGAGCAGGCCGGTCGCATAGCGCGACGTCGAGAGCAGGTGGGCCAGCCGCTCGGCGACCTGACCCTCGTCGCGCAGCGAGCGCAGGAACCACGGGGTGGACCCGAGGGTCTCGCTGAGCCGACGGAACCCGAACAGCCCGGCGTCGGGGTCGGCGCCCTCGGCGAACCAGGTCAGCATCGCCGGGAGCAGCGCCTTCTGGATCGCCGAGGTGCGCGAGACGCCGCTGGTGAGGGAGTCGAGGTTGCGCAGCGCGGCCTGCGGGTCGGCGTACCCGAGGGCGGCCAGGCGGGCCCCCGCCGCCTCCGAGGACAGCCGGACCTCGCCGCTGTGCACGCGCGCGACGGCGGTCAGGAGCGGACGGTAGAAGAGCTTCTCGTGCAGCCGGCGGACCTCGCGGCGGTGGTGGCCCCACACCTTGCCGAGGGTGACGACCGGCTCCTTGTGGAAGCCGAGGCTGCGTCCCAGGCGGCGCAGCGCGTCGTCGCTCTCGGGCACGACGTGGGTGCGGTGCAGCCGGTGGAGCTGGATGCGGTGCTCGAGGGTGCGCAGGAACGCGTAGGCCTCGTGGAGGGCCTCGCCGTCCTCGCGCCCGACGTAGCCGTGGTCGGTGAGCTGGGCGAGGGCACTGAGGGTGGTCGCGGAGCGGATGCGCTCGTCGGCGCGGCCGTGCACGAGCTGCAGCAGCTGGACGGCGAACTCCACGTCGCGCAGGCCGCCGGAGCCGAGCTTGAGCTGGCGGTCGGCTTCCTTGGCCGGCAGGTGGGCCAGGACGCGGCGGCGCATCGCCTGGACGTCGGCGACGAACCCGTCGCGCTCGGCCACGCTCCACACCAGGGGCTCGACCATCGCGCCGAACCCGCGTCCGAGCTCGAGGTCGCCGGCGACCGGCCGGGCCTTGAGCAGCGCCTGGAACTCCCACGGCTTGGCCCAGCGCTCGTAGTAGCCCTGGTGGCTGGCCAGCGTGCGGGTGAGCGGACCGTTCTTGCCCTCGGGGCGCAGGTTGGCGTCGACCGGCCAGATGGTGCCCTCGCCGGTGTGGTCGGAGCAGACCTGCATCAGGTTGCTGGCCAGGCGGGTCGCGGCCCGCCCCGCCTTGTCGTCGGGCACGCCGTCGGCCGGCTCGTGAACGAAGACCACGTCGACGTCGCTGACGTAGTTGAGCTCGTGGCCGCCGCACTTGCCCATCGCGATGACCGCGAGCCGGGCCAGGCCGGCCTCCTCCCCCAGGCGCTGGCGGGCGACCGCGAGCGCGGCGTCGAGGGTGCCGGCGGCGAGGTCGGACAGCTCGGCGGCCGCGTCGTCGATGGCGAGGTCGTGGGCCAAGTCGCGCGCCGCGAGTCGGAGCAGCACGCGGCGGTACTCGACGCGCAGGGCGTCGACGGCCTCGGCGTCCGGGATCGTCGCGGTCGGGGTGGCGGCGTCGGGGTCGGCCCCCACGGCGCGCAGCAGGCCGGCGCGCACGGAGTACGCCGCGGGGCGGGTCGAGCCCAGCGTCGGGTCGGTCAGCTCGCGCCAGTGCTCGGGGTGCCGGACCAGGTGGTGGGCCAGGGCCTCGCTGGCGCCGAGCACGCATAGCAGCCGCATCGCCGTGCCCTCGTCGTCGGCGAGGGCGCGCAGCAGGTCGTCGCGGTCGGTGGCGACCTCGGCCAGCCGGACCAGGCAGACCAGCGCCGCGTCGGGGTCGGCGGTGCGACCGAGCAGGGCCACCAACGGCTCGGCGGCGTCCCCCAGCTCGGCCAGCTGCACTGTCGCGGCGTCCGGGTCGGCGAAGCCGACCCGCGACAGGTGGCCCTTGGTGAGGCCGGTGAGGCCGGCACCGCCGGCACCGCCCGGGACGGGCCGGGTCACGTCGGGTCCGGCGTCGAGTGGGTGGAGTGCGTCGCGTGGGCCGCGTGCACCTGCCGGGCGAACCGGTCGGCGACCTCGCGGCCGAACCGCTCGAGGCCGGGGGTGGCCTCGACGACCTCGGTGAGCCGGGCCTGCTGGTCGATCCCGCGCGCCACGTGCCGCTCGGCGTCGCCAGCGGCCCACTCGGCCAGGATCTCGGGCGTCGCCTCGGGGTGCCACTGCACGCCCCACGTCGTCGGGCCGAAGCGCATCGCCTGCACGTCGCCCCGGGGCGTGCGGGCCAGGGCGACCGCGCCGGGCGGATCGCGCAGGACGACGTCGTCGTTCCAGAAGATGCCCGGCTGCGGGTCGGGGTGCGGCCCGCCGGGCGCCACCACGTCGTCGTGGGCGGCCTCGTCGGTCCACCCGACCCAGCCCAGCCCGACCTGCTGGCCGTGCGGGCTGCGGCCGACGTCTCCCCCGAACGCGAGCGCGCACAGCTGGTGACCGAGACAGACGCCGAGCGTCGGCAGCCGCAGCTCTGCGGCCTCGCGGACCAGGCGGCGTACGGGCATCAGCCACGGCACCGACGGGTCCCACGCGTCCATGGAGCCACCGAGCACGAGCAGCCCCGCGAGGTCGTCGAGCTCGGCGCGCTCGGGCAGGTCGTCCCCGAGGTAGGGGCGGCGTACGTCGAGGTCGCAGCCGGCCTCGGCGAGCCAGGTGCCGAGCTGCGCCGGAGGGCAGCTCGCCTGGTGTTCGACCGTGAGCAGACGGGGGCGCGGCATCGCTGGCCCAGCCTCAGATGACCGGCAGCATCTGGTCGCGCTCGTAGGCCGACACCTGGCCGCGGTAGTCGTCCCACTCGGCGCGCTTGTTGCGCAGGAAGAAGTCGAAGACGTTCTCGCCGAGGGTGTCGGCGAGCAGCTCGGACTGCTCGGCGATCACGATCGCCTCGTTGAGGGTCTTGGGCAGCGGGTCGATGCCGAGGCTCTTGCGCTCGCGCTCGGTCAGCGACCACACGTCGTCCTCGGCCTCGCGTGGCAGCTCGTAGCCCTCGGAGATGCCCTTCATGCCGGCCGCGAGCACCGCGGCGTAGGCGAGGTAGGGGTTGCACGCGGGGTCGAGGGTGCGCAGCTCGACGCGGGTAGAGGCGCCCTTGTTGGGCTTGTACATCGGCACCCGGACCATCGCGGAGCGGTTGTTGTGGCCCCAGCAGATGTAGGACGGGGCCTCGCCGCCGAACATCATCCGCTTGTAGGAGTTGACCCACTGGTTGGTCACGACGCTGATCTCGGGCGCGTGCTTGAGGACGCCGGCGATGAAGCGGCGTCCGGTCTGGCTCAGCTGGTACTCGGCGCCGGGCTCGTAGAAGGCGTTCTGGTCGCCCTCGAAGAGGCTGACGTGGGTGTGCATGCCGGAGCCGGGGTGGGTGGTGAACGGCTTGGGCATGAAGCTGGCCCAGATGCCCTGGTTGAGCGCGACCTCGCGGATGACGGTGCGGAAGGTCATGATGTTGTCGGCGGTCGAGAGCGCGTCGGCGTAGCGCAGGTCGATCTCCTGCTGGCCCGGCCCACCCTCGTGGTGGCTGAACTCGACCGAGATGCCCATCGCCTCGAGCATCGTGATCGCCTCGCGGCGGAAGTCGGCCCCGTGGGACTGCGCGGTGTGGTCGAAGAACCCGCTGCGGTCGACCGGCACCGGGTCGACCCCGGCCTGCGGGGTGTCCTTGAACAGGTAGAACTCGATCTCGGGGTGGGTGTAGAAGGTGAAGCCCTTGTCGGCCGCCTTGGCCAGGGTGCGCTTGAGCACGTGACGCGGGTCGGAGTAGGACGGCGAGCCGTCCGGCATCATGATGTCGCAGAACATCCGCGCCGTCGCCGGGCCGTCGCTGCGCCACGGCAGGATCTGGAACGTCGAGGGATCGGGCATCAGCAGCATGTCGGCCTCGTAGACCCGCGCGAACCCCTCGATCGCGGACCCGTCGAACCCGATGCCCTCCTCGAAGGCCCCCTCGAGCTCGGCCGGCGCCACGGCGACCGACTTGAGGAACCCCAGCACGTCGGTGAACCACAACCGCACGAACCGGACGTCGCGCTCCTCGAGTGCGCGGAGTACGAAGTCTTCCTGCTTGCCCATGGGGTGAGCCTAGGGGCTCCGAGGTGGGCGGGTGGGGTGGGTGTAGACCCGGTGGGAGATTCACCGCTGAGGTGGTGAAACTCCCGCCTCCACCACGAAGTTTCGTAGCAGCGGCAGGAGATTCACCGCTGAGGTGGTGAAACTCCCAACGGGTGCGTCAGCCAGCCCGGACCCGCTCCCCCAACGCCACCGGGAGGCGCTCGTAGCCGCGCAGCACCCGGGTGTCGCGGCGCACCGGGTGACCGGCGACGGCGAGGTCGGGGAAGCGCTCGTAGAGCAGGCGTAGGCCGACCTCGGCCTCGCGCCGGGCCAGGCTGGCGCCGAGGCAGAAGTGGGCGCCGGACGAGAAGGCCAGGTGGGCGCCGGCGTTGGGGCGTCGTAGGTCGAAGGCGTGGGGATCGTCGAAGACGGCGGGGTCGCGGTTGGCGCCGCCGAGGTAGGCGACCACCGCGGTCCGGGCGGGCACCTCGACGCCGAGGACCTCGGTGTCGCGCTGGGCGACGCGCAGGGTCATCTGGACCGGGGAGTCGTGGCGCAGCACCTCGTCGACGGCGCCGGCCCACAGCGACGGGTCGTCGCGCAGCGCCGCTCGCTGCTCGGGGTGGGCCTCGAGGGTGGCGACGGCGTTGCCGATCAGGTTGACCGTCGTCTCGAACCCGGCGCCGAGCACGAGGAGCCCGGTCGCGCGCAGCTCGAGGTCGGTCAGCTGCTCCTCGCCCTGCAGCACGGCCAGGCGGCTGATCAGGTCGTCGCCCGGGTCTGCCTGCAGCGCGCGGACGTGGTCGGCGAACCACAGGTGCAGGCTCCGCATGGCGTCCTCGGCACGACGGAAGTCGCGCCACGACAGGCTCGGGTCGAGGGTGACCGAGGCGATGTTGCCCCACTCCAGGAGCCGGCCGTGCATCTCGTCGGGGACGCCGAGCATGTCGGCGATGACCGCGACCGGGAGCAGCGCCGCGTAGCGCTCGACGATGTCGGCGGAGCCGGACCGGGACGAGCCGTCGTCGAGACCGTCGAGCAGGCGCTCGGCGGTCTCGCGGATGCGGTCCTCGAGCCCGCTGACGGCCCGCGCGGTGAACGCCCGCGTCACCAGCCGTCGGTAGCGGGTGTGGTCGGGGGCGTTGGTCGCGAGCATCGAGGGCGGGTCGACGGGGCCGGCCGCCCAGGGGTCGAGGAGCCGGCCGGTGAGGCCGCGCAGCGGGCCCGGCAGCTCGGCGCCGCCGGCCCCGACGATGAAGTCGTCGCTGCGCAGCACCCGGGTCACGGCCGCGTGGTCGGTGCTGGCCCACACGACACCTCCGCGGTGCACCGGCGTGGCCCGCAGCTCGTCGTAGACGTCGTACGGCGCCAGCTGCAGCGCCCGGTCGCTCTCGAGCCGCGCGACCAGGTCGCCGCGCCGGGCCCCGGCGCGGAACGCGGTCGCGCCCACGCCGTAGGACAGGGCCCAGGTGGCCCGGCTGCGGCCGGGGATGCGTCGGCCAGGCCTGCCCGACTGCTGCGATCCCATCTCCGCCTCCTTCGTGGGTCCCCCTCGGATGCTCTCACCCCGACCGCCCGGCCGTGCCTCAGTCGTCGGGAAGGGTCTTGTCCTCGCGGTCGGACAGCGTCGGGCGGCCGGCGTCGCAGAACACCTCGAGCTCGACCGACCGGCCCCCGGAGGCGAACACCGCGTCGACGTCGTCGTCGGGCCCCTGCTCGTAGCTGACGACCCGCCAGCCGGGCGCACCGGACGCGCCGTCGCCGAAGGCGACCGCGCCCTGGCACGTGACGTCGAAGGACCCGTAGTCACCCGGGAACGACGCGCTCGTGCGCGCAGCCCCAGGAGGTGGGGCCGCCACGCCCTCGGCGTCGGCCAGGGCCTCGCGCACCTGGTGGGCCTGACCGCTGAGCGGTCCGCGGTCGCGCACGCTGGCGCCGACGCTGGTGACCGCCACCAGGCCGACGGCCACGGCGACCGTGGCGGCGAGCAGCCAGGCGGCGACGTAGCCGAGGGTGCGCGTCGACGGCCGGTTCATGCCTCGATCCTGCCGGATGGGTGGGACGGGCGGGTTCGTTAGGTTCATCGTGTGGTGCAGGTGCTGATCATCGAGGACGACGCGCGGATCCGACCGCTGCTGATGCGCTCCCTCGACGAGCGCGGGTACGCCGTCGCCTCGGCCTCCACGGGCCTGGAGGGCCTGCAGCTGGCCGTCGACACCAAGCCCGACCTGGTGATCCTCGACCTCGGCCTGCCCGACGTCGACGGCACCCAGGTCCTCGCGATGCTGCGCGCCGTCAGCGACGTGCCGGTGATCGTGGCCAGCGCCCGCGACGACGACCCGACGCTGGTCGGCTGCCTGGACGCCGGCGCCGACGACTACGTGGTCAAGCCCTACACGACCGCCCAGCTCGAGGCCCGCATCCGGGCCGTGATGCGGCGGGCGGCGGGAGGCCCGACGGCGACCGCGCGGCGTACGGTCACGCTCGGCGACCTCGTCATCGACGTGCCCGCCCGGCAGGCGTCGCTGGGCGGCCGGGCGCTCGACCTGAGCCCCCGCGAGTTCGACCTGCTGCGCTTCCTCGCCGAGCGCCCCGACGAGGTGGTCACCAAGCGCGATCTGCTGGTCGAGGTCTGGCAGCAGCCGTGGGGCGGGTCCGACAAGACCGTCGACGTGCACCTGTCGTGGTTGCGCCGCAAGCTCGGCGAGTCGGCCTCCGAGCCGCGCTGGCTCCACACCGTGCGCGGCGTCGGCGTCCGGCTGAGCCCGCCGGGACCGGACCGCCCGGGCGCCGGCTGATGCGTCGCAGCCTGTTCCTCACCGTCGCCGCGGCGACGACCATGGTGCTGCTCGCGATGCTGGTGCCGATGGCCGTGCTGCTGCGCAGCTATGTCCTCGAGGACCGGCTGGCTCAGGCCGCCCTGGAGGTCCAGGCCACCGAGACCATCGTGTCCAGCGGCGACACCGGTCGCATCAACCTCTACCTCGAGGCCGCCAACGCCGGCGACGGTCCCCTGACCACCGTGGTCTGGCCCGACGGTCGGACCATCGGCCCGGAGCCCGCGGCGGCCGAGGCCACCCGTATCGCGCAGGCCCGCGCCACCGGGACCGCCCGCGTCGACGACGTCGACGGGGGCTCGGTGATCCTGGTGCCCGTCTCGCTGGGGCGCAGCACCGCCGCGGCCGACGAGACCCCGGTCGTCAGGGTCTTCGTCCCGGCGCCGGGCTGGGAGTCGGACCTGGTGCGCAGCTGGGCGATCCTGCTCGCCCTGGGCCTGGTCCTGCTGGCCGGGGCCCTGCTGCTCGCCGACCGGCTGGGCCGCTCGTTCGTGACCCCCATGCGCGACCTCGCGTCGTACGCCGCCCGGCTCGGGGTCGACGGGCACCCGACGGTGCCCCCGCCCGGCGGCCCCGCCGAGGTGCACGAGCTCGGGGTCGCACTGCACCGGCTGGTCGGGCGGGTCGAGACGCTGCTCGAGCGCGAGCGCGCCGGCATCGCCGACGTGTCCCACCGGCTGCGCACCCCGATGACGTCCCTGCGCCTGGGCGTCGACGGGCTCGCCAGCCCCGACGAGCGCGCCCGGCTCGGAGCCGACCTCGACGAGCTGCAGGCGACGGTCGACGCCGTGGTCCGCGAGGCCCGTCGCTCCGAGCGCGAGGGGCTGACCGGCGTGGTCGACGGGGTGTCGGTGCTCGCCGAGCGGGTCGGGTGGTGGGTGCCGCTCGCCGAGGACCAGGGCCGCCCGCTCGACCTGCGCGTCGAGGTCGCCGGGCCGGTCGTCGTACGCGCCGGCGCCGACGACCTCGTCGCCCTCGTCGACGTGCTGCTCGACAACGTCTTCACCCACACGCCCGACGACGCCGCGGTGCGGGTGGTCGTCGGGGCCGCCCCGAAGGGCGGGGTGCGGCTGGTCGTCGAGGACGCCGGCCCCGGCCTGCCCGACGGCGACGTCGTCGACCGCGGGGCGTCTCGGGGTGGGTCGACCGGGCTCGGCCTGTCGATCGCGGACCGCACGGCCTCCGAGTCCGGTGGCCGTCTCGAGCTCGGCCGCTCGACCCGACTGGGCGGCGCCCGGGTCGTGGTCGAGCTGGGGGCGGGCTGACGTCCGTTGCCCGGGGCCGGTCCCGGTCCCGGTCCCGGTCCTAGGAGACGACGACCGACGCGCCGCACGACGTCCGGGCACCGACGCGCTTGGCGGTGAACCGGAACGTGTCCTTGCCCGCGGTGTCGGCGACGACGC
The Nocardioides plantarum genome window above contains:
- a CDS encoding bifunctional [glutamine synthetase] adenylyltransferase/[glutamine synthetase]-adenylyl-L-tyrosine phosphorylase, whose protein sequence is MTRPVPGGAGGAGLTGLTKGHLSRVGFADPDAATVQLAELGDAAEPLVALLGRTADPDAALVCLVRLAEVATDRDDLLRALADDEGTAMRLLCVLGASEALAHHLVRHPEHWRELTDPTLGSTRPAAYSVRAGLLRAVGADPDAATPTATIPDAEAVDALRVEYRRVLLRLAARDLAHDLAIDDAAAELSDLAAGTLDAALAVARQRLGEEAGLARLAVIAMGKCGGHELNYVSDVDVVFVHEPADGVPDDKAGRAATRLASNLMQVCSDHTGEGTIWPVDANLRPEGKNGPLTRTLASHQGYYERWAKPWEFQALLKARPVAGDLELGRGFGAMVEPLVWSVAERDGFVADVQAMRRRVLAHLPAKEADRQLKLGSGGLRDVEFAVQLLQLVHGRADERIRSATTLSALAQLTDHGYVGREDGEALHEAYAFLRTLEHRIQLHRLHRTHVVPESDDALRRLGRSLGFHKEPVVTLGKVWGHHRREVRRLHEKLFYRPLLTAVARVHSGEVRLSSEAAGARLAALGYADPQAALRNLDSLTSGVSRTSAIQKALLPAMLTWFAEGADPDAGLFGFRRLSETLGSTPWFLRSLRDEGQVAERLAHLLSTSRYATGLLEREPQGVRMLAEDLAPLTAEAMLEEMRSRSERQDDVDKAVRAARAVRRRELLRLAAGDVLGLTDVADVGAALSRITDATLEATLEAAGREVRRARKLDAAPTRIAVIAMGRYGGFELSYGSDADVLFVHVPVAGADAQVATSYATAVANELRRLLALPGADPALTVDADLRPEGKQGALVRTLDSYAAYYAKWSKVWEAQALLRADAVVGDLEVREAFTALIDPLRYPAAGLSEADVLEVRRIKARVDHERLPRGADPALHLKLGRGGLADIEWTVQLLQMRHAGEVAALRTPRTLPALEAAREAGLVADEDARLLAEAWRLVSRVRNAVTLARGKPGDEMPRDSRERAAVASILGYPPGCTDEMVNDYLRVTRLARGVVDRVFW
- a CDS encoding type 1 glutamine amidotransferase: MPRPRLLTVEHQASCPPAQLGTWLAEAGCDLDVRRPYLGDDLPERAELDDLAGLLVLGGSMDAWDPSVPWLMPVRRLVREAAELRLPTLGVCLGHQLCALAFGGDVGRSPHGQQVGLGWVGWTDEAAHDDVVAPGGPHPDPQPGIFWNDDVVLRDPPGAVALARTPRGDVQAMRFGPTTWGVQWHPEATPEILAEWAAGDAERHVARGIDQQARLTEVVEATPGLERFGREVADRFARQVHAAHATHSTHSTPDPT
- a CDS encoding glutamine synthetase family protein, with translation MGKQEDFVLRALEERDVRFVRLWFTDVLGFLKSVAVAPAELEGAFEEGIGFDGSAIEGFARVYEADMLLMPDPSTFQILPWRSDGPATARMFCDIMMPDGSPSYSDPRHVLKRTLAKAADKGFTFYTHPEIEFYLFKDTPQAGVDPVPVDRSGFFDHTAQSHGADFRREAITMLEAMGISVEFSHHEGGPGQQEIDLRYADALSTADNIMTFRTVIREVALNQGIWASFMPKPFTTHPGSGMHTHVSLFEGDQNAFYEPGAEYQLSQTGRRFIAGVLKHAPEISVVTNQWVNSYKRMMFGGEAPSYICWGHNNRSAMVRVPMYKPNKGASTRVELRTLDPACNPYLAYAAVLAAGMKGISEGYELPREAEDDVWSLTERERKSLGIDPLPKTLNEAIVIAEQSELLADTLGENVFDFFLRNKRAEWDDYRGQVSAYERDQMLPVI
- a CDS encoding cytochrome P450, translated to MGSQQSGRPGRRIPGRSRATWALSYGVGATAFRAGARRGDLVARLESDRALQLAPYDVYDELRATPVHRGGVVWASTDHAAVTRVLRSDDFIVGAGGAELPGPLRGLTGRLLDPWAAGPVDPPSMLATNAPDHTRYRRLVTRAFTARAVSGLEDRIRETAERLLDGLDDGSSRSGSADIVERYAALLPVAVIADMLGVPDEMHGRLLEWGNIASVTLDPSLSWRDFRRAEDAMRSLHLWFADHVRALQADPGDDLISRLAVLQGEEQLTDLELRATGLLVLGAGFETTVNLIGNAVATLEAHPEQRAALRDDPSLWAGAVDEVLRHDSPVQMTLRVAQRDTEVLGVEVPARTAVVAYLGGANRDPAVFDDPHAFDLRRPNAGAHLAFSSGAHFCLGASLARREAEVGLRLLYERFPDLAVAGHPVRRDTRVLRGYERLPVALGERVRAG
- a CDS encoding response regulator transcription factor encodes the protein MVQVLIIEDDARIRPLLMRSLDERGYAVASASTGLEGLQLAVDTKPDLVILDLGLPDVDGTQVLAMLRAVSDVPVIVASARDDDPTLVGCLDAGADDYVVKPYTTAQLEARIRAVMRRAAGGPTATARRTVTLGDLVIDVPARQASLGGRALDLSPREFDLLRFLAERPDEVVTKRDLLVEVWQQPWGGSDKTVDVHLSWLRRKLGESASEPRWLHTVRGVGVRLSPPGPDRPGAG
- a CDS encoding sensor histidine kinase is translated as MRRSLFLTVAAATTMVLLAMLVPMAVLLRSYVLEDRLAQAALEVQATETIVSSGDTGRINLYLEAANAGDGPLTTVVWPDGRTIGPEPAAAEATRIAQARATGTARVDDVDGGSVILVPVSLGRSTAAADETPVVRVFVPAPGWESDLVRSWAILLALGLVLLAGALLLADRLGRSFVTPMRDLASYAARLGVDGHPTVPPPGGPAEVHELGVALHRLVGRVETLLERERAGIADVSHRLRTPMTSLRLGVDGLASPDERARLGADLDELQATVDAVVREARRSEREGLTGVVDGVSVLAERVGWWVPLAEDQGRPLDLRVEVAGPVVVRAGADDLVALVDVLLDNVFTHTPDDAAVRVVVGAAPKGGVRLVVEDAGPGLPDGDVVDRGASRGGSTGLGLSIADRTASESGGRLELGRSTRLGGARVVVELGAG